In Pangasianodon hypophthalmus isolate fPanHyp1 chromosome 3, fPanHyp1.pri, whole genome shotgun sequence, a single genomic region encodes these proteins:
- the ppp2r5eb gene encoding protein phosphatase 2, regulatory subunit B', epsilon isoform X1, protein MSSTATSPPSVDKVDGFSRKSVRKAKQKRSQSSSQFRSQGKPIELTPLPLLKDVPVQEQPDLFLKKLQQCCTVFDFMDTLSDLKMKEYKRSTLNELVDYVTVSRGYLTEQAYPEVVKMVSYNIFRTLPPSDSNEFDPEEDEPTLEASWPHLQLVYEFFIRFLESQEFQPSIAKKYIDQKFVLQLLELFDSEDPRERDYLKTVLHRIYGKFLGLRAFIRKQINNIFLRFVYETEHFNGVAELLEILGSIINGFALPLKAEHKQFLVKVLIPLHTVRSLSLFHAQLAYCIVQFLEKDPTLTEPVIRGLLKFWPKTCSQKEVMFLGELEEILDVIEPTQFVKIQEPLFKQISKCVSSPHFQVAERALYYWNNEYIMSLIEENSSVILPIMFASLYRISKEHWNPAIVALVYNVLKAFMEMNSTLFDELTATYKSDRQREKKKEKEREELWKKLEDLELKRGLRSDAIIPT, encoded by the exons ATGTCCTCAACAGCCACCTCGCCACCGTCGGTGGACAAAGTAGATGGGTTCTCCCGAAAATCGGTCAGGAAGGCCAAGCAGAAGCGCTCGCAGAGTTCCTCGCAGTTCCGCTCTCAGGGTAAACCCATCGAGCTCACTCCCCTCCCTCTGCTCAAAg acgTCCCTGTTCAGGAGCAACCGGATTTGTTCCTGAAGAAGCTGCAGCAGTGCTGCACCGTGTTCGACTTCATGGACACGCTCTCTGACCTGAAGATGAAAGAGTACAAGCGCTCGACGCTCAACGAGCTGGTGGACTACGTGACGGTGAGCCGAGGCTACCTCACCGAGCAGGCCTACCCCGAGGTCGTCAAAATG gtgtcCTACAACATATTCCGCACTCTTCCACCCAGCGACAGTAACGAGTTCGACCCAGAGGAGGACGAACCTACTTTAGAGGCTTCGTGGCCACATTTACAG cTGGTGTACGAGTTCTTCATTCGCTTTCTGGAGAGTCAGGAGTTCCAGCCCAGCATTGCCAAAAAGTATATAGACCAGAAATTTGTCTTACAG CTGCTGGAACTGTTCGACAGCGAGGACCCGCGGGAGAGAGACTACCTGAAAACAGTCTTACACAGAATCTACGGCAAATTCCTGGGGCTGAGGGCTTTTATACgaaaacagataaataatatttttctacG TTTTGTTTATGAAACTGAGCACTTCAATGGAGTAGCCGAGTTGTTGGAAATTTTGGGAAG CATCATCAACGGCTTTGCTTTACCTCTGAAAGCTGAACACAAGCAGTTCCTGGTGAAAGTGTTGATTCCTCTGCACACAGTCAGGAGTCTCTCGCTCTTCcatgcacag TTGGCGTATTGTATTGTACAGTTCCTAGAGAAAGACCCCACATTAACAGAACCA GTCATTAGAGGACTTCTCAAGTTCTGGCCAAAGACGTGCAGTCAAAAAGAG GTGATGTTCCTCGGAGAGCTGGAGGAGATTCTGGACGTGATCGAGCCCACGCAGTTTGTGAAGATCCAGGAGCCGCTGTTCAAGCAGATCTCCAAATGCGTCTCCAGCCCTCACTTCCAG GTGGCTGAGCGAGCACTGTACTACTGGAATAATGAGTACATTATGAGTCTTATTGAGGAGAACTCCAGCGTCATCCTGCCCATCATGTTCGCCAGCTTGTACAGGATCTCCAAAGAGCACTGGAACCC GGCGATCGTAGCTTTAGTGTACAACGTCCTGAAAGCCTTCATGGAAATGAACAGCACTTTGTTTGATGAACTCACTGCCACCTACAAGTCAGATCGCCAGAG agagaagaagaaggaaaaggagcGAGAGGAGTTGTGGAAGAAGCTGGAGGACCTGGAGCTGAAGAGAGGCCTGCGGAGTGACGCCATTATTCCCACTTAA
- the ppp2r5eb gene encoding protein phosphatase 2, regulatory subunit B', epsilon isoform X2: MDTLSDLKMKEYKRSTLNELVDYVTVSRGYLTEQAYPEVVKMVSYNIFRTLPPSDSNEFDPEEDEPTLEASWPHLQLVYEFFIRFLESQEFQPSIAKKYIDQKFVLQLLELFDSEDPRERDYLKTVLHRIYGKFLGLRAFIRKQINNIFLRFVYETEHFNGVAELLEILGSIINGFALPLKAEHKQFLVKVLIPLHTVRSLSLFHAQLAYCIVQFLEKDPTLTEPVIRGLLKFWPKTCSQKEVMFLGELEEILDVIEPTQFVKIQEPLFKQISKCVSSPHFQVAERALYYWNNEYIMSLIEENSSVILPIMFASLYRISKEHWNPAIVALVYNVLKAFMEMNSTLFDELTATYKSDRQREKKKEKEREELWKKLEDLELKRGLRSDAIIPT; this comes from the exons ATGGACACGCTCTCTGACCTGAAGATGAAAGAGTACAAGCGCTCGACGCTCAACGAGCTGGTGGACTACGTGACGGTGAGCCGAGGCTACCTCACCGAGCAGGCCTACCCCGAGGTCGTCAAAATG gtgtcCTACAACATATTCCGCACTCTTCCACCCAGCGACAGTAACGAGTTCGACCCAGAGGAGGACGAACCTACTTTAGAGGCTTCGTGGCCACATTTACAG cTGGTGTACGAGTTCTTCATTCGCTTTCTGGAGAGTCAGGAGTTCCAGCCCAGCATTGCCAAAAAGTATATAGACCAGAAATTTGTCTTACAG CTGCTGGAACTGTTCGACAGCGAGGACCCGCGGGAGAGAGACTACCTGAAAACAGTCTTACACAGAATCTACGGCAAATTCCTGGGGCTGAGGGCTTTTATACgaaaacagataaataatatttttctacG TTTTGTTTATGAAACTGAGCACTTCAATGGAGTAGCCGAGTTGTTGGAAATTTTGGGAAG CATCATCAACGGCTTTGCTTTACCTCTGAAAGCTGAACACAAGCAGTTCCTGGTGAAAGTGTTGATTCCTCTGCACACAGTCAGGAGTCTCTCGCTCTTCcatgcacag TTGGCGTATTGTATTGTACAGTTCCTAGAGAAAGACCCCACATTAACAGAACCA GTCATTAGAGGACTTCTCAAGTTCTGGCCAAAGACGTGCAGTCAAAAAGAG GTGATGTTCCTCGGAGAGCTGGAGGAGATTCTGGACGTGATCGAGCCCACGCAGTTTGTGAAGATCCAGGAGCCGCTGTTCAAGCAGATCTCCAAATGCGTCTCCAGCCCTCACTTCCAG GTGGCTGAGCGAGCACTGTACTACTGGAATAATGAGTACATTATGAGTCTTATTGAGGAGAACTCCAGCGTCATCCTGCCCATCATGTTCGCCAGCTTGTACAGGATCTCCAAAGAGCACTGGAACCC GGCGATCGTAGCTTTAGTGTACAACGTCCTGAAAGCCTTCATGGAAATGAACAGCACTTTGTTTGATGAACTCACTGCCACCTACAAGTCAGATCGCCAGAG agagaagaagaaggaaaaggagcGAGAGGAGTTGTGGAAGAAGCTGGAGGACCTGGAGCTGAAGAGAGGCCTGCGGAGTGACGCCATTATTCCCACTTAA